The Struthio camelus isolate bStrCam1 chromosome 14, bStrCam1.hap1, whole genome shotgun sequence genome has a window encoding:
- the PRKCD gene encoding protein kinase C delta type isoform X1 has product MAPFLRISFNSFELGPVQNQGEQLQPFCAIKMKEALTTERGKTLVQKKPTMYPEWKSTFDAHIYEGRVIQIVLMKAAEEPLSEVTVGVSVLAERCKKGNGKAEFWLDLQPQGKVLMAVQYFLEDADCKQSMREGEGTVTMNRRGAIKQAKIHYIKNHEFIATFFGQPTFCSVCKDFVWGLNKQGYKCRQCNAAIHKKCIDKIIGRCTGTAANSRDTMFQKERFNIDMPHRFKVYNYMSPTFCDHCGSLLWGLVKQGLKCEECGMNVHHKCQKKVANLCGINQKLLAEALNQVSQKSTRRSDSGSAESVGIYQDFDKKPRAPGGDITDNSEYDKLWEGSTAKTASRIASRRKFNIDSFVFHKVLGKGSFGKVLLAELKGKNEFFAIKALKKDVVLIDDDVECTMVEKRVLALAWENPFLTHLYCTFQTKDHLFFVMEFLNGGDLMFHIQDKGRFDLYRATFYGAEILCGLQFLHSKGIIYRDLKLDNVMLDKEGHIKIADFGMCKENVVGESKASTFCGTPDYIAPEILQGLRYTFSVDWWSFGVLLYEMLIGQSPFHGDDEDELFESIRVDTPHYPRWITKESKDILEKLFERDPTRRLGVTGNIRDHSFFKTVNWAALEKREVDPPFRPKVKSASDYNNFDREFLNEKPRLSYSDKNLIESMDQSAFAGFSFINPKFEQILDK; this is encoded by the exons ATGGCCCCCTTCTTACGGATATCCTTCAACTCCTTTGAACTGGGACCTGTGCAGAACCAAGGGGAACAGCTACAGCCTTTCTGTGCTATCAAGATGAAGGAGGCATTGACCACAG agagagggaaaacGCTGGTTCAGAAGAAACCCACCATGTACCCAGAATGGAAATCAACCTTTGATGCCCATATTTACGAAGGGCGGGTGATTCAGATTGTTCTCATGAAAGCAGCGGAAGAGCCACTCTCCGAAGTGACTGTAGGCGTATCCGTCCTGGCCGAGCGGTGCAAGAAAGGCAACGGCAAAGCAGAATTCTGG CTTGACCTACAACCTCAGGGGAAGGTGCTGATGGCTGTGCAGTACTTTTTAGAAGATGCAG ACTGCAAACAGTCGATGAGAGAAGGAGAGGGGACGGTAACTATGAACAGAAGAGGAGCTATCAAGCAAGCCAAAATCCACTACATCAAAAATCATGAATTCATTGCTACCTTCTTTGGACAACCTACGTTTTGCTCTGTCTGCAAGGATTTTGTATG GGGACTCAACAAGCAAGGGTACAAGTGTAGAC AATGCAATGCTGCTATTCATAAGAAATGTATTGATAAAATCATTGGGAGGTGTACCGGTACTGCAGCCAACAGCAGGGACACAATG TTTCAGAAGGAACGCTTCAACATTGACATGCCACATCGCTTCAAAGTTTACAACTACATGAGCCCGACCTTCTGCGACCACTGCGGCAGTCTGCTCTGGGGCCTGGTCAAGCAAGGACTCAAATGTGAAG AATGTGGAATGAATGTGCATCATAAATGCCAAAAGAAGGTGGCGAACCTCTGTGGAATAAACCAGAAGTTGCTAGCCGAAGCTTTAAATCAAGTTAGCCAG AAATCTACCCGAAGATCTGATTCTGGATCTGCAGAAAGTGTTGGTATTTATCAGGATTTTGATAAGAAACCTAGAGCTCCAGGAGGAGATATAACAG ATAACAGCGAGTACGACAAGCTCTGGGAGGGAAGCACGGCCAAGACAGCGTCACGAATTGCAAGCAGGAGAAAATTCAACATAGACAGCTTTGTCTTCCATAAAGTACTAGGGAAAGGAAGTTTTGGAAAG GTTCTGCTTGCTGAGCTGAAAGGGAAGAACGAATTCTTTGCTATCAAAGCACTGAAAAAGGATGTAGTGCTAATCGACGACGATGTAGAATGTACCATGGTGGAAAAGCGGGTCCTAGCACTTGCATGGGAAAATCCATTTCTCACGCACCTTTACTGCACGTTTCAGAccaag GATCATCTGTTCTTCGTTATGGAGTTCCTGAACGGGGGAGACCTGATGTTCCACATTCAAGACAAGGGGCGTTTTGATCTCTACAGGGCAAC gttttatggaGCTGAAATTTTATGTGGGTTACAGTTTCTTCACAGCAAAGGCATTATTTATAG GGACCTAAAATTGGACAATGTGATGCTCGATAAAGAAGGCCACATCAAAATAGCTGATTTTGGAATGTGCAAAGAAAACGTTGTTGGTGAGAGCAAGGCAAGCACTTTCTGCGGCACCCCAGACTACATTGCTCCTGAG ATCCTGCAAGGCTTGAGGTACACGTTCTCCGTGGACTGGTGGTCATTTGGGGTCTTGCTGTATGAGATGCTTATTGGACAATCTCCTTTCCACGGGGATGATGAAGATGAGTTGTTTGAGTCGATCCGAGTGGACACACCTCACTACCCACGCTGGATTACCAAGGAATCAAAAGACATATTAGAAAAG CTATTTGAAAGGGATCCAACAAGACGACTAGGGGTCACTGGGAACATCAGAGACCATTCGTTCTTCAAAACCGTCAACTGGGCAGCACTAGAGAAAAGGGAGGTAGACCCTCCTTTCAGGCCAAAAGTG AAGTCAGCAAGTGACTACAACAACTTTGACAGAGAATTTCTGAATGAGAAGCCAAGATTATCTTACAGCGACAAGAACCTGATAGAGTCCATGGATCAGTCTGCATTTGCTGGATTCTCTTTTATTAACCCCAAATTTGAACAGATCTTAGACAAATAG
- the PRKCD gene encoding protein kinase C delta type isoform X2 translates to MYPEWKSTFDAHIYEGRVIQIVLMKAAEEPLSEVTVGVSVLAERCKKGNGKAEFWLDLQPQGKVLMAVQYFLEDADCKQSMREGEGTVTMNRRGAIKQAKIHYIKNHEFIATFFGQPTFCSVCKDFVWGLNKQGYKCRQCNAAIHKKCIDKIIGRCTGTAANSRDTMFQKERFNIDMPHRFKVYNYMSPTFCDHCGSLLWGLVKQGLKCEECGMNVHHKCQKKVANLCGINQKLLAEALNQVSQKSTRRSDSGSAESVGIYQDFDKKPRAPGGDITDNSEYDKLWEGSTAKTASRIASRRKFNIDSFVFHKVLGKGSFGKVLLAELKGKNEFFAIKALKKDVVLIDDDVECTMVEKRVLALAWENPFLTHLYCTFQTKDHLFFVMEFLNGGDLMFHIQDKGRFDLYRATFYGAEILCGLQFLHSKGIIYRDLKLDNVMLDKEGHIKIADFGMCKENVVGESKASTFCGTPDYIAPEILQGLRYTFSVDWWSFGVLLYEMLIGQSPFHGDDEDELFESIRVDTPHYPRWITKESKDILEKLFERDPTRRLGVTGNIRDHSFFKTVNWAALEKREVDPPFRPKVKSASDYNNFDREFLNEKPRLSYSDKNLIESMDQSAFAGFSFINPKFEQILDK, encoded by the exons ATGTACCCAGAATGGAAATCAACCTTTGATGCCCATATTTACGAAGGGCGGGTGATTCAGATTGTTCTCATGAAAGCAGCGGAAGAGCCACTCTCCGAAGTGACTGTAGGCGTATCCGTCCTGGCCGAGCGGTGCAAGAAAGGCAACGGCAAAGCAGAATTCTGG CTTGACCTACAACCTCAGGGGAAGGTGCTGATGGCTGTGCAGTACTTTTTAGAAGATGCAG ACTGCAAACAGTCGATGAGAGAAGGAGAGGGGACGGTAACTATGAACAGAAGAGGAGCTATCAAGCAAGCCAAAATCCACTACATCAAAAATCATGAATTCATTGCTACCTTCTTTGGACAACCTACGTTTTGCTCTGTCTGCAAGGATTTTGTATG GGGACTCAACAAGCAAGGGTACAAGTGTAGAC AATGCAATGCTGCTATTCATAAGAAATGTATTGATAAAATCATTGGGAGGTGTACCGGTACTGCAGCCAACAGCAGGGACACAATG TTTCAGAAGGAACGCTTCAACATTGACATGCCACATCGCTTCAAAGTTTACAACTACATGAGCCCGACCTTCTGCGACCACTGCGGCAGTCTGCTCTGGGGCCTGGTCAAGCAAGGACTCAAATGTGAAG AATGTGGAATGAATGTGCATCATAAATGCCAAAAGAAGGTGGCGAACCTCTGTGGAATAAACCAGAAGTTGCTAGCCGAAGCTTTAAATCAAGTTAGCCAG AAATCTACCCGAAGATCTGATTCTGGATCTGCAGAAAGTGTTGGTATTTATCAGGATTTTGATAAGAAACCTAGAGCTCCAGGAGGAGATATAACAG ATAACAGCGAGTACGACAAGCTCTGGGAGGGAAGCACGGCCAAGACAGCGTCACGAATTGCAAGCAGGAGAAAATTCAACATAGACAGCTTTGTCTTCCATAAAGTACTAGGGAAAGGAAGTTTTGGAAAG GTTCTGCTTGCTGAGCTGAAAGGGAAGAACGAATTCTTTGCTATCAAAGCACTGAAAAAGGATGTAGTGCTAATCGACGACGATGTAGAATGTACCATGGTGGAAAAGCGGGTCCTAGCACTTGCATGGGAAAATCCATTTCTCACGCACCTTTACTGCACGTTTCAGAccaag GATCATCTGTTCTTCGTTATGGAGTTCCTGAACGGGGGAGACCTGATGTTCCACATTCAAGACAAGGGGCGTTTTGATCTCTACAGGGCAAC gttttatggaGCTGAAATTTTATGTGGGTTACAGTTTCTTCACAGCAAAGGCATTATTTATAG GGACCTAAAATTGGACAATGTGATGCTCGATAAAGAAGGCCACATCAAAATAGCTGATTTTGGAATGTGCAAAGAAAACGTTGTTGGTGAGAGCAAGGCAAGCACTTTCTGCGGCACCCCAGACTACATTGCTCCTGAG ATCCTGCAAGGCTTGAGGTACACGTTCTCCGTGGACTGGTGGTCATTTGGGGTCTTGCTGTATGAGATGCTTATTGGACAATCTCCTTTCCACGGGGATGATGAAGATGAGTTGTTTGAGTCGATCCGAGTGGACACACCTCACTACCCACGCTGGATTACCAAGGAATCAAAAGACATATTAGAAAAG CTATTTGAAAGGGATCCAACAAGACGACTAGGGGTCACTGGGAACATCAGAGACCATTCGTTCTTCAAAACCGTCAACTGGGCAGCACTAGAGAAAAGGGAGGTAGACCCTCCTTTCAGGCCAAAAGTG AAGTCAGCAAGTGACTACAACAACTTTGACAGAGAATTTCTGAATGAGAAGCCAAGATTATCTTACAGCGACAAGAACCTGATAGAGTCCATGGATCAGTCTGCATTTGCTGGATTCTCTTTTATTAACCCCAAATTTGAACAGATCTTAGACAAATAG